GCAACCTGGGGCTGCTCGGGGTCACCATTTTCGACACGATCGCCGACGACACCACGATCGCGGTTTTCGCCGAGCTGGGCGTGGTGATCCTCCTCTTCCAGATCGGCCTCGAGACGACAGTCGCGGACCTCGCCAGGGTAGGCTGGCGGGCGCTCTCCGTGGCCGTGATCGGCGTCATCGTCCCCTTCCTGCTCGGAACCTTCGTCGTCGGCCCGCTGCTGCTGCCGGGGCTCTCGTTCAATGCCTACCTTTTTCTGGGCGCGACGCTGTGCGCCACGTCGGTGGGGATCACCGGGCGCGTGTTCCGCGATGCGAGGCGCCTCGACTCGCCTGAGGCGCAAATCGTCCTGGGCGCCGCGATCATCGACGACGTGCTGGGACTCGTGATCCTCGCCGTCGTCACCGGCTTCGTGCAGAGCGGGACCGTCAGTGCGGGCGACGTGGCGAAGATCGTCCTGGAGGCGTTCGCCTTTCTCGTGGGCGCCGTCGTCATCGGCCGGGCCGCCGCGCCCCACGTTGCGCGTGCGCTTCGCGGCGTGAGCGATTCCGTGGCGACGAAGCTCACGCTCCTCCTGTCGGTGGGCCTGGGCCTCGCCTGGCTCGCGCACGCCATCGGCCTGGCACCCATCATCGGGGCGTTTGCCGCCGGCGTGCTGCTGGAGCCCATCTTCCTCAAGGATTTCGAGGCGCCGGAGATCGTGCGCGAACTCAAGCCGCTGGTGGACAAGCTCCCGGCCCCGGAAGCCGAGCGGGCCCACCGGGCGCTGGATCGCTATCGCGACCACCACCACGCCCATATCCTCGAGCCCCTGGGTCACTTCCTCGTCCCGGTATTCTTCGTTTTTACCGGGATGCAGGTAAAGCTGGATACCCTGGCCGACCCGATGGTGGTCGCGGTGGCGCTGGCGGTCACGGTGGCCGCCATCGCCGGAAAGGTCGTCGCCGGGGTGGGCGCCGGCCCCGTCAACCGCTGGGTGGTGGGCTGGGGCATGGTCCCGCGGGGCGAAGTCGGCCTGATCTTCGCGGCCATGGGCAAGCAGCTGGACGTCGTGGACGACAGGCTGTTTTCGGTCATCGTGGCGATGGTGATACTCACGACCCTCGCCACCCCGCCCATCCTCGCCTGGCTGCTGGAGCGGCAGGGCGCCCGCAGCCGGCCGGCGGACCCCATTTCCTGACGGTTTCTATTGCCTTCCACCGACCGGGGAATTAGGATTGAACGTCACATTGACGGGCCAGGCTCTCGACAGGGTCGTCCCGCTCCAGAAAGACTTCCAAAGAGCGCAGCACAACAACCCCGAGGAGTAATTCCATGACCGACAAGACCCCTGTCGCGAAACCCGCGGCCCCAATCACCCGTCGCAAGTTCCTCACCGGCGCCACTGTCGCGACCGGCGCGGCGATCACCGGCTTCCCGATGATCTCGGTGGCCCAGTCGCCGATCGTGCTGAAGATGCAGGGCGCCTGGGGCGCCAAGGACATCTTCAACGAGATGGCCGAGCAGTACGTCGCCCGCGTGAACGAGATGGCGGGCGGGCGCATGCGCATCGACTACCTGGTCGCCGGCTCCGTCGTGAAGCCCTTCGAGGTGATGGACGCGACGAGCAAGGGCGTGATCGACTGCTGCCACCAGGTGGCGGTGTACTGGTACGGCAAGAGCAAGGTCGCCTCCCTCTTCGGCTCCGGCCCCGTCAACGGCTGCGACGCGAACCAGATGCTCGCGTGGATCCAGCGCAAGGGGATGCCGTTTTTCGATGAGCTGGTGAAGAAGCTCGGGCTCGACGTTGTCGCGTTCTTCGCGATGCCGATGCCGACGCAGCCGCTGGGCTGGTTCAAGAAGCCCATCAAGGGTGCCGCGGACCTCAAGGGATTCAAGTACCGCACCGTGGGCCTGGCCGCCGACCTCATGCAGGACATGGGCATGAAGGTCACGCAGCTGCCCGGCGGCGAGATCGTGCCGGCGATGGAGCGCGGCGTGATCGACGCCTTCGAGTACAACAACCCGACCTCCGACCGCCGGTTCGGCGCGCAGGACGTCGCCAAGAACTACTACATGGGCAGCTACCACCAGGCCATGGAGTTCTTCGAGATCGACTTCAACAAGAAGAAGTTCAACTCCCTGCCGAAGGACCTCCAGGCGATCCTTACCTACGCGGCGGAAGCGGCCTCGACCGCCAACTACGCGCTCGCCATGGACCAGTACTCCATCGACCTGCAGGGGCTCAAGACCAAGGACAAGGTGAACGTCCTCCGCACGCCCAAGGATGTGTTCACCGCTCAGCTCAAGAGCTGGGACACCCTGGTCAAGAAGCTGACCACCGAGGACCCGTTCTTCGCCAAGGTCTGGGATTCGCAGAAAGAATGGGCCAAGCGCGTCGGCTACTACCACTTCTTCAACAACGCCGACTACCAGCAGGCCTACGAGCACCTCTACGGCAAGCTCGGTTTCTGAGCCGTCTGCCCAGGAGCGCTGGTTTTCGGAACGGAAAAGGCGGCGCAGGCCTGCGCCGCCTTTTTTCTGCATGATTCGCCACCCAGGTTACCCGCCATGCTCAATCGCCTGCTCCTGATGATCGACCGCTTCAGCATGATGGTCGGCCACACCTTCGCGTGGTGCATCCTCATCCTCACGATCGGCACGTCGTACGAGGTGTTCGTGCGCTATGTGCTGAGGGACCCGACGAGCTGGGCCTTCGACATGAGCTACATCCTGTACGGGGCGCTGTTCATCATGTCGGGTGCCTATGCCCTGTCGCGCAACGCCCACGTGCGCGGCGACGTGTTTTTCCGGCTGATGCCACCGCGCGTCCAGGCGACCATCGAGCTGGTGCTGTACTTCATCTTCTTCTACCCCGGGGTCACCTCGCTCATCATCGCCGGCTA
The sequence above is a segment of the Betaproteobacteria bacterium genome. Coding sequences within it:
- a CDS encoding cation:proton antiporter, which encodes MRSQRLFVAVAALAAFGTGEAFAAGSAAAGQTFLWLAAILFLARLSSLVEKVGIPGVLGELLMGVVLGNLGLLGVTIFDTIADDTTIAVFAELGVVILLFQIGLETTVADLARVGWRALSVAVIGVIVPFLLGTFVVGPLLLPGLSFNAYLFLGATLCATSVGITGRVFRDARRLDSPEAQIVLGAAIIDDVLGLVILAVVTGFVQSGTVSAGDVAKIVLEAFAFLVGAVVIGRAAAPHVARALRGVSDSVATKLTLLLSVGLGLAWLAHAIGLAPIIGAFAAGVLLEPIFLKDFEAPEIVRELKPLVDKLPAPEAERAHRALDRYRDHHHAHILEPLGHFLVPVFFVFTGMQVKLDTLADPMVVAVALAVTVAAIAGKVVAGVGAGPVNRWVVGWGMVPRGEVGLIFAAMGKQLDVVDDRLFSVIVAMVILTTLATPPILAWLLERQGARSRPADPIS
- a CDS encoding twin-arginine translocation signal domain-containing protein, translated to MTDKTPVAKPAAPITRRKFLTGATVATGAAITGFPMISVAQSPIVLKMQGAWGAKDIFNEMAEQYVARVNEMAGGRMRIDYLVAGSVVKPFEVMDATSKGVIDCCHQVAVYWYGKSKVASLFGSGPVNGCDANQMLAWIQRKGMPFFDELVKKLGLDVVAFFAMPMPTQPLGWFKKPIKGAADLKGFKYRTVGLAADLMQDMGMKVTQLPGGEIVPAMERGVIDAFEYNNPTSDRRFGAQDVAKNYYMGSYHQAMEFFEIDFNKKKFNSLPKDLQAILTYAAEAASTANYALAMDQYSIDLQGLKTKDKVNVLRTPKDVFTAQLKSWDTLVKKLTTEDPFFAKVWDSQKEWAKRVGYYHFFNNADYQQAYEHLYGKLGF
- a CDS encoding TRAP transporter small permease subunit, producing the protein MIDRFSMMVGHTFAWCILILTIGTSYEVFVRYVLRDPTSWAFDMSYILYGALFIMSGAYALSRNAHVRGDVFFRLMPPRVQATIELVLYFIFFYPGVTSLIIAGYGYAHDSFGYKEVSVNSPVGVPIWQLKALIPIAGLLLFIQGIAQVTRCIITIRTGKWPRQLHDVEELDAVLQKEHEKQMAMQIKEATK